The following nucleotide sequence is from Brockia lithotrophica.
TTGCGGTTGAGCTTCCTTCCCCATTACTGAAGCAAACATGCCGGGATACAACATGGCTTCCTCAGAAAGCTCAAACACAAAATCCCCGCCGTAGTACACCTGAACGAAGGCCTTCGGGTTATCGGCCCTAGGAATCGTGGCTTCCATTACGACCTTGTTGTCAGCCGGGTCGTAGATGCGAAGGAAGTCTTCGTGCGTTTTCCAAAACTCGAGCTTCAACGGAGTCTTGCGCACGAAATCGTCGTTCAGGTGAATCCACACCGGCTGGCGGTAGCGGATGAGGTCTTGGAGGTACTGCTCGTTCGCCTTGTTGGCCGGAAGCATGGCTACGGTGTTCTTATCGTATCCCGGATACCCCGTCCAAAATCGGTTCATGATGAAGCTCTCGATCGGGTTCGAGATGTGCACCCGGAATCCCTCGCGGCGGCCGACGGGACGGAAGGTGAATTCCTTGAGATGGCCCTTCTCGTCGAGCTTGTAGTCGAGAAGGATTACGCCTTGGAAGCTGGCTTTATCGAAGTTCAAGTAACTAGCATATTGCTCGGAAGGCGAAAGTTGATCCCATAGGAGTTCCATCTCGGGATCGTAAGCATCCGGTGCTTCGGCCAGCGGACGCCCGTTAGAACGACGGAGAAACTCCGGCGACCAAGCGTTGGGAAGGTCTGCTTTTACCAAAGCATAGCGCTCCATGAGCGCTTCTTCCACGCGGCTTCCGGGAATCGGACCCTTGTAGTAGTCCGGGCCGAGGTACTCGAAGCGAATGCGGTCGACGTAAGTCTGTGGATCGTAGTGGGCAAGAATCATGTTTACGTCAACCTTTTCCCGGAAGAAACGTACTACGTCATGGTTTGGGTCGGGCTCTAATACGTCCGACATCAAGTCTTCTTTCGAATTCTGAGGCTTAAGACCTTCCTTCAACTTGCGTTCCTGATACACCTTGATTTCCTCCGGCGTGGGAAGATCGCGGGTGGCCCAAATGGACTTGGAGAAACGCGTGGGAAGCCAGTCTTCAGGGGGACGAAGCTCGTTGGCGAGGCAATCACAGTAAGGTTCCTCGACGCCGGGGGGAAGCGTCTTGTTGAAGCTTACCTCGACGCCTTCGGGTGTGACGACGGTGACCTTGTCGCCAACTTCTTCCACAACCCCCTGCCGGGGGGGTGTGGTCTTCTTCCATACGACGACACCGGCTCCGGTGGCCAAAAGAAGCACCGCCGCCACGCCGCCGATGACTGCCTTCTTCCGGTTCTGCCCGAGGTATTCCCTTACACTTTCCAGAAATTCCTTAAGACGCTCACGAAGTTCCATGTCTTTTTCCCTCCTCTTTTCCTTCGTCTTCCAGATTTGAGTATATACCAAAACCCTCTCCTTGTAAATAGTCTACTCTCTCATCGAAAGGCAACCGGTATTCTATTGCTCTCCCTCGAAAGAGCTTAACGAAAAGGACGGGTAACCTAGGAAGGTTGTACACGTTAAGCATGGTGAGCCAAAATGCAGAGAACCAGGTGAGAGGTGTGTCGGATTCTTTCACTTCTACGAATCCCAGCTCTCTAACTATCCCGTGTACGGTTGCAGTCCTGAATACGATCGGGAAACCCGGAACTCTGGACTTTGCCTTTTCTATAGCGTCTTTAAGTGTCTCGATGAACGATTCCCTGTCCATCTTGTACAGAAGGCATACCGGGGAGTGATGAAGTTCCACTACTCCGTCGTGCAGGGACATCACCCAATGTCGGTTGAGGCGCTTCTTACGATCAGGTAGATATGTCGCCGCGCATAAGGAAAATACTGTGATTAAAACGCCTATTATCGTTTGCCGAAAGGACTCACCAGCCGGACGGTGAGGGAGTCCCTCGCTGGCGACCTCCCCTCGGCCGTGATCAACCAGGCGCTTCGGGACGTCGCTGTCGTCAACGAGGGCGGTGAGACGCTGTTTTTCCCCGGCGATCAGGCGGCCTACGTCCACCGCCGGTATCCCACCTGCACGCAAGCATCGCCTCGCCAAACGACACCGTGTACACCCTAGGAAAGAGCGTGCGGGCCTCCTCTGGCAGATGGATGCCGGCCAACACCCCTGGCTTGAGAACAAAGGCACCAAACCGATCCTACACGCCTCCAAAGACGACGCCACCGACCGCGTCGTCGGGGCTGTCTTTTGCGCTTCGGAGTCCTCTAAAGCTACTTCTCTGTAATGATATTTTCTAGATTTGTCATATATTTCTCAATTAGCTTAAATGTTTCATCGTTTTTAATCCTTAAGTTTATATGCTGTTTATATGCTCAGTCCATTTCGAGTAACTTATCAAAGCATGAACATAATCACGTGCAAACTTCATTTTGTCATATAAGATACTTTCATATATTTTGTTTGTTTATATATCAACGGCATCGGTTTTAATTTTACCGTTCGGAGATGTGAAAACGTAATCATGAATAGAACCAAAGCCTAAAACCTTAAAGGAATACTTTTCGTTATTAAAAAGCATCTTAGATAACTTGTTAGCAATATTAATAAATTGCGTGCTATGCAAAGTAGCAATTTCAACAGTAAGTTGTTTTGAACCGCTATTAATGATCATTTGCATCTCGCCGCTGAAAAAATCGGTAAAATAACCAGATCTCAAGTTTTCTTCCCAATCATAAAAAAAAATCTTAATAGACATATAGATCACACCTTATTTTTTAAAAAACGCTTGTTCCTTTGGTTGGATAAGATGTCCGAATTATTCCGTTCTTGTCAACGACCGCAAGCATTTCGTTGATTCCATACTTTTTTAGTCTATACAAATACACCGTTGTGCCATCGAGGTGTATCTCAACAATCCTACCTTTCTTCCCTGTTCGGAGGATTCAAAGAGCTCAGCGCTTTTTCCAGGAGGTCAAGCTTTCCCCTTAAGAGGGGATTCGCCGGGGTTTTTGCTTTGATCGAATTACTTCCTTCCGTCGGTCGTCGGACACTCCCCCGCGCCGTAGGAGCGAACGAGTTCCCCTCGGACGATCAGGCGGTCGGGATGAATGGCTCCTTTGGGCGTACACGTCACGAGCGTAACGACCGCCTTGCCCGGGACGGGATCGAGTACCCAAACCTCCGTCTCCTTCACCACGCGCACGTCGAAAACGCGGTACGCGTAGGCACCCTCGCGGGTAAACACGAGGAAAGAGTCCCCCACGGCGTACTCCTCGAGGCGGTTGAACACCGCCGCGTAAAGCGCCGTCGCGTGCCCCGCAAGGCCGACGTTTACCCCCTCCTCGTCCCACCTACCGCTCCATGTGCGAAGGGTGTCCCACGGAATAATCCCCGCGGCGGTTTGGAGCTTTTCCGCTTCCCGAATCGTCGCCGCCTTGCGAACCGGGATGAGTTCCTTCGTCTTGGTGAGGTAGAGGGCAGCAACGACGCCCGGGGTTTGCAGGTTTTCCTCGAGCTTAGGCGGGAGGGTAAGGCACGGAGGCGATCCCACCCCCCCGGCAAACGCCTCCGCGGGAATCTC
It contains:
- a CDS encoding Sortase A, LPXTG specific, yielding MKGKVRRIVGVGLIVVGVLVLGYAGVAKWLGERELAPWREAADELEREIPAEAFAGGVGSPPCLTLPPKLEENLQTPGVVAALYLTKTKELIPVRKAATIREAEKLQTAAGIIPWDTLRTWSGRWDEEGVNVGLAGHATALYAAVFNRLEEYAVGDSFLVFTREGAYAYRVFDVRVVKETEVWVLDPVPGKAVVTLVTCTPKGAIHPDRLIVRGELVRSYGAGECPTTDGRK